The window CACGTTCTGGAGCTCCAACGCCTCCCTGCGCGCCGAGCGCAAGGCGCTCGAACTGCGGCTCAGCGAGGCCGAAGTCCAGTTGGAGCGTCTCACCAACATCGAGAAGATGAAGGCCGAGGCGAGCGCCAAGGGCGCGGCCCCCGCCGAGAAGTCCGGGGCGGCCCCGGCCGAGCCCCTGGCCCCCAAGACTCCGCCCGTGAATCTGCGTGACCTCTTCGGCAAGGTCAACACGGCCCAGGTGACGGTGGAGAACTTCCAGACCAGGATCAGCGGCAATGAGGCCACGGTGAGCTTCGAGCTGACCAACGTGCAGTCCGTGAACACCCTCTCGGGGCTGGCCGAACTGTCCCTCATCCGCAACGACGGACAGATGCTGGGCGTGGAGGCCAACCGGGCCGACCTCTCGTTCCAGATCCAGCGCTTCAAGCACATCCGCACCGCCTTCTCCCTGCCCAAGGGAGTGGACCGCCGCGACGTCTTCGGCCTGCGCCTGGAGATCAAGGGTTCCGATGGCAAGACGATCTTCAGCGACACGTTCCCGCTGCGCGATCCCGTGGCTTCTTAGCCTCTGCATCGCGCTGCTGCTTCCCTCCCGGGCGTCGGCCGCGTCCGTGTCGAGTTACACCTTTTTCCAGGGAACCCAGTATCCCCTGACCGTGGTCCGCATCCGGGGCGAGGCCCCGGGCCCGACGATCATGGTCCAGGGAGGCATCCAGGGCGACGAGATCTGCGGCGCGGTGACGGCTCAGCTGCTCACCGGCAGTCGCGTCCTCAAGGGCAACCTCATCGTGGTGCCCCGGGCCAACCTGCCGTCCATCCACCTGCAGCAGCGGCAGGTGAACGTGGACATGAACCGCCGCTTCGACCGGGACTACAACCGTTTCTATGAGGACCGCGTGGCCCGGGTCATCCGCCACCTGTTGGCCGAGTGCGACGGGTTCATCCACCTGCACGAGGGCAGCGGCTTCTACAGTCCCCGGCATGTGAACGCCCTGCGCAACCCCAACCGCTACGGCCAGTCCATCATCGTGGACGCCGAGTCCCACGCCGGGGTGGACCTGGGCGGACTGGTGCGGGGGGTGCTGGCGGAGTTGAACCCCACGGTGAATCCCGCCGAGTACCGGTTGGAGATATTCGACACGCGCACCTTCGACCCGGACACGCGCTATCCGGAGATGCGCAAGTCATTGACCTATTACGCCCTTTCCGTCCTGCACATCCCGGCCGTGGCCGTGGAGGTGAGCAAGAACATCCGCGACATCGGCTGGAAGGTCCGCACCCAGATGGCCGCCGCCCGGCTTCTTCTGGCGCATCTGGGCGTGGAGACGGCCCCGACGGACTTCGACGAGGCCGATGTGCTGGCCGCGGCCCAGGTGGCCACGGGGGTGCGTGTCAACGGCAGCCCGTTGGTTTCCGGCGCGCATATTCGTCTGGCCCGGGGCGCGACCATCACCGCCGAGTCCGGCGTCGGCACCGGCCGGAGCTATTCCCCGGCCCTGGCCGTGTTCGCCTCGGATCGTCCGGGGGTGAATCTGCTGAACACGCCGCGTCTGGCCCTGGAATCCTTCACCGGTCTGGAAGTCCGGGCCGACGGCAAGCCCGTGGCCCAGGTCCGCGTGGACTGGGAGGCGGGGCGTCCGGCGGTTTCCGAAAGCGACGGGCCGGTGTTCGTCTGCTGGCTCAACGGCCGCCTCGTGTACGTCAAGAACGGGGAGACGTTGCGCGCCGTGGCCGGGGATCAGCTCGTCATCGAGGGCATCCGGGGCGGCAACCGGCGCGAGGTGCTCAACCTCAAGGGCTACACCTCCAGCCCGTGGGAGAACGACGGCCAGGATCTCGGCGTGGAGATCATCCTGGACCCCGACAACTTCATGGACAAGTACCGCCAACGCTCGGACGCTCCGGGCGTGGTCCGCTATCCCGTGGTCCGCGAGACCCCCGGGGCCGCCAGGGCGTCCTTCAACCTGGACATCGAGCCCCGTCGGGTGGAGGCCTTGCTCCTGCGCGACCACTTCGGCCGCGAGGTGGAGGTGCCGTTCAGCGCGGGAAGCGAATACCGGCTGCCTGAGGGAGAGTATGAACTGCTCAGCGCCCGGACCAACGGCGAACCCGGCAAGCTCATGGCCACGGCGGGCGGAGCGCCCGTGAGCGAAGGGCAGAAACTTTTGGTGGGCGGCGCGCCCGTGGACATCACCCTGCGCCAGGCCACCACCTTCCAGGAAATGGGCACGCTCACGCTCGCCCCGGGGCGCTGGGCCGAACTGGCCCCCATCGGAACGACCTCGGTCGTGCCCTGAGACAGGCCTTTACGGCGGACCCGAAGCGCGCTATGCAGTTTTCCGGCGGCCGGACACGGCTGCCCGTTCTTTGAGTGATTCGCATCACATCCGATTGGGGTGTTCCGTCCTGGCGGGCGGAACTGAGATCATACCCATGGAACCTGAAGCAGTTCGGACTGCCGGAGGGAATTCGGATCGTCACCGGGAGCCGCCCGTTCCCCCCTGACGCCGGGATTCCCCCCCCCTCTGCCCGGACGGGGAGACGTCGTGGACGGCTCGAAATCCCTCTCCTTTCTCGGACTCTTCGCCCTTTGGTTCGGCGCGGCCGTGTCCGTGGCCGAAATCCTCACCGGCGGCCTGCTGGCCGATCTCGGCCTGGAGCGCGGCTTGTGGGCCGTGGTCCTGGGCCACCTGGCGGGCATGCCGCCCTTCGCCCTGGCCGCCTGGGCGGGCTTCCGCGAACGGCTTCCGGCCATCGCCTGCACCCGCGTCTCCTTCGGCGCGCGCGGCTCCTGGATCGTCTCCCTGCTGAACGCCCTCCAACTGGTGGGCTGGACCGCCGTGATGATCCAGCAGGGCGGCTTGGCCGTGGACGCCCTGACGACCTCGATCTGGGGCCTGTCCGCGCCGGTCCTGGCCCCGATCCTCCTGGGCGGGCTCGTGGGCCTCTGGGTCTGTCTCCAGCCCCGTGGTCTGCACGTCCTCAATCTGGCCGCGGTGGGCCTGCTCTTCTGCCTGACCGTGGCGCTCAGCGCCGTGGTGTTCGGCTCCGCGTCGTCCTTGGCCCCGGTAGCGCCCACGGGGAGCTTCGGCCTGGGCTTCGAGCTGTCCATCATCATGCCCCTGTCTTGGCTGCCGCTGGTGGCCGACTACACGAGCCAAGCCCGCAGCCGCTCCGGGGCCCGGATCGCTCCCTGTCTGGGCTATTTCCTGGGCAGTTGCTGGATGTACGCCATCGGCCTGCTGGGGGCCCTGCGCACGGGCTCGGCCGATCCCTCGGGCATGATGCTGGCCGCCGGGCTCGGCGGCGTGGCCCTGGCCGTCATCGTCCTGGCCACCGTGACCACCACCTTCCTGGACGTCTACTCGGCTGCGGTGTCCCTGCGGAACGTCCTGCCCGGTCTGAATCGGCGGGCCGTGTCCGGGGTCGTGGCCCTGCTCGGCACGGCCCTGGCCGTGCTGGCCCCGAGCGACGCCTACATCGACTTCCTCTATCTGCTGGGCTCGGTCTTCGCCCCGGTGGCGGCCGTGTTCCTGGCGGACTACTTCCTGGTTCGCGCCGACAGCCGGGCCAGGCTCGTCGATCCCCTGGCCCTGTTCTCACTGGCCGCCGGGGTCGGCATCTACCAGTTGCTTTCCGGCCGCGACCTGCCCATCGGGCCGACCCTGGCCACCATGCTTCTCACCGCAACCCTGCACCTGGTCCTGCGGGCCGCCGAGCGCGGTCTGCGCAAGGGCCGCGAGAACGGGCAGGCCGTCACGCGAGGCGCCGCATGAGCGATCCCATCATCGTCTGGACCGACGTGGTCCGCATTCGTCGGGCCAATCCCCTGGTCCTGAACGTGACCAACAACGTGGTCACCAACATCACGGCCAACGCCCTGCTGGCCCTGGGGGCATCCCCGGCCATGACCCACGCCGCCCAGGACGCCAAGGAGCTGGCCTGGCTGGCCCAGGCCGTGGTCCTGAACATCGGCACCCCGGCCGCTGATTACGTGGAGAGCATGTTCGCCGCCGGAGCCTCGGCCCGGGAGAAGGGCATCCCCGTGGTCTTGGACCCCGTGGCCGCCGGAGCCACGGCCTACCGCCGCCGCCTCTGCCGCGACCTGCTGGAGTCCGTCCGGCCGTCCGTGATCCGGGGCAACGCTTCGGAAATCATGGCCCTGGCCGGAGAGAACGCGGCCTCCAAGGGCGCGGACAGCATGCACGGCAGCGCCGAGGCCCTGGAAGCCGCCCGGGAGCTGGCCCGGAAGCGTTCCTGCGTGGTCTGCGTGAGCGGGGCCGTGGACTACGTGACCGACGGCGCGGCGACCCTGGCCGTGGGCAACGGCGTGGAGCTGATGACCAAGGTCACGGGCCTGGGCTGCACGGCCACGGCCCTGATCGGGGCCTTCGCCGCGGTGAACGATGACCGCCTGACCGCCACGGCCCACGCCATGTCCGTCATGGGTCTGGCCGGGGAATTGGCGGCCCGGGGCGCGGCCGGACCCGGCACGCTTGAGCCCTGTTTCCTGGACGCCCTGTACTCCCTGGACGAGACGGCCGTGGTCGCGGGCGCCCGGCTGGAGGCCGCATGAGGCCCGTTGCGGACTATTCGCTCTATCTCGTCACCGACCGGCCCGCCTGCCTGGGACGCGACCTGCTGGACGTGGTGGGCCGGGCGGCCCGCGCCGGGGCCACGGTGGTCCAGGTGCGCGAGAAGTCCTGCCAGACCCGCGAATTCGTGGAGTTGGCCCGGGCCTTGAAGAACCTGCTCGACTCCCTGGGGCTGCCGTTGATCATCAACGACCGCGTGGACGTGGCCCTGGCCGTGGGCGCTGCCGGGGTGCACGTGGGCCAGAAGGACATGGCGGCCTCGGACGTGCGTGCCCTGCTGGGCCCGGACAGGATTCTCGGGCTGTCCGTGAACACTTTCGAGGAGGCCCGCGCGGCCGAGGCTCTGGACGTGGACTACCTGGGTGTGGGGCCGGTCTTTCCGACGGCCACCAAGGCCGACGCCGGACCGGTCTTCGGAGTGGACAACCTGGCCCGATTGCGCGCGGCCACGCGGCGTCCCCTGGTGGCCATCGGCGGCATCGGCGCGGCCAACGCCGAGGCCGTGGCCGCCGCCGGAGCCGACGGGCTGGCCGTCGTCTCGGCGATCTGTTCGGCCCCGGACCCCGGGGCCGCCTCGGCGCAACTCCTGGCCGCCATCCGGCGCGGCCGCAACCGCATGATCTGAAGGAGCTCCGATGACCGTGGTGAATGAGCGCTTGGTGAGCCAGGCAATCCTCGAGCGCTGGTGTGAGAAGTTCACGAACTGCCTGGATCTGGACGTGGCCGTGGTGGGCGGCGGGCCCTCGGGCATGTTGGCGGCCTGGAAGCTGGCCGGGCGCGGCTACAAGGTGGCCCTGTTCGAGCGCAAGCTCTCCCTGGGCGGCGGCATGTGGGGCGGCGGCATGACCTACAACTTCATCGTGGTTCAGGACGCGGGCCGGCGTCTGCTGGACGAACTGGACGTCCCTACCCGACCCTATGGCGAGGGCTACCACACCGCCGACGCCGTGACCGCCACCACGACCCTGGCCTCCAAGGCCTGTCTGGCCGGAACCCAGGTCTTCAACTGCCTCTCCGTGGAGGACGTGGTCCTGCGCGAGGAGGGCGGCGTCAAGCGCGTGGCCGGTCTGGTGGTCAACTCCACGCCGGTGGAGATGACGGGCCTGCACGTGGACCCCCTGGTGGTCCACTGCCGGGCGGTCATCGAGGCCACGGGCCATGCCGTGGAGGTGCTCAAGACGCTGGTCCGCAAGAACGGCGTGAGCCTGAACACGCCCTGCGGCGGCATCGCGGGGGAGCAGTCCATGTGGGCCGACAAGGCCGAGGCGGACACCCTGGAGAACACCCGCGAGATATTCCCCGGCATCTGGGTGACGGGCATGGCCGCCAACGCGAGCTTCGGCTCCTACCGCATGGGGCCGATCTTCGGCGGCATGCTCCTTTCCGGCGAAAAGGTGGCCGAAGACATCGCCGCCCGCCTCGGAGCCCATTGACAGCGGACCGCTCCGGCGGCACTTAGTGAGGCGGGAACCCGGCGGTCGGGTTCCCGCCCGTTCCGATGGAGGTTGTCCATGCGCCGCGTCCTCGGCGTCCTGTCGCTCGTCGCCGTCCTGTTCACGCCCGTCCTTTCCGCCGCCCAGTCGGACGCACCCCTGCGGCTGGACATGAAGACCTACACCTGCCGGGAGTTTCTGCGCGAGCAGCAGTTGGGCATGGTTCTGACCCTGTTCTGGTTGGACGGTTACGCCAATGCCAAGACCGGGGGCGACATGGTCCTGGATTCCGCCGCGCTGGACCGTTCCGGCTCGATCATGGTCCAGCAGTGCACCAAAACGCCCGCGGCCAAGGTTCTCGATGTCTTCCGCGCCTATGTCCGGCCCTGATCCGGCGGTCGATCCCGCATCCCTGACCCTGCATCCGTTCATTCGCGATCTGGTGGACCGGCTGCTGGCCGCGAGCCCCCTGGCCGCCTGTCTCCTCGCCGGAGAGCGGGACGGCCCCCGGCTCGCCGGGCAGGTGCGGGCCTTCCCCTCCACGGACATGGCCTCCTTCGACACCTCGGCCCACCGCCGCTACGGCCGGGGCCTATTCCTGAGCCTTGAACTGTTGGCCTTTTTCCGGGACTGCTATCTGCCCGATCCGGCCCAGGCGCTCGACCCTCTGGTCTCGCCCCTGCGGGCCCCGAACCTCTCGCATCAGCCGCTCACCCGGCTCAGCCTGGCCGAGCACGACTTGCTCCGAGACGAGGCCCTGGCCCTGGCCCGGCGTCTGCAGGGGGCGGGAGTGCCCTGCGAGACCACGGTCCAGACCGGCATGATCCACGGCTTTTTCGGCATGCACGGCATCAGCCCGGAGGAGAACGGCCTGGCCGAGGCCGCCGCGTTCCTGCGCCGGGTTCTTCGCGTGGAGACCCCATGACGGACATCCGCATCGAGCCCTTCGCCCCGGAGCACCAGGACGGGGTGGTGGACGTGATCCTGACCATCCAGTGCAAGGAGTTCGGCCTGCCCATCACCCTGGAGGACCAGCCGGACCTGCTGGACATCCCGGGCGTCTACCGGCGGGGCAAGGGCAACTTCTGGGTCGCCCTGGTCGGCGACGAGGTTGTCGGAACCCTGGCGCTGCTGGACATCGGCTACCGGCAAGGGGCCCTGCGCAAGATGTTCGTGCGCGCGAACCGGCGCGGGCCGACGCCGGGACTGGCGGCGCGGCTCCTGGCCGCGCTTCTGGACTGGGGCCGGGGCAGCGGCTTTCGAGAAATTTTCCTCGGCACCACGTCCAGCTACCTGGCCGCCCATCGTTTCTATGAAAAGAACGGCTTCATCCGCCTCCCCCGCGAGGCCCTGCCGTCCGCGTTCCCGATCATGCGGGTGGACACGATCTTCTACCGCCTGGGCCTGGAGCGGGGCTGATGGCCGAACCGCGTTCCGGGTCCGAGGGAAGGGCCGGGGCGTCTTCCTCACTCCGGGGCCAGGATGACCGACACATGCGCGGTCCGGGAGAAATGAAAGTTTTTTTGTCGGGGGATCAAAATAGTTCTTGACTCCCAAAGAAGGGACACGTAGGGATACACCTTCCGCCTAGTTCGGTTGCGAACAGAACGGCACGGAGCCGTTCGGCCCGACAGGCACATTTCAGTCTTTGTTTGGGAGTCTTATGAAGTCCATTTACGTCGGCAACCTGCCCTTTTCCGCCACCGAGGACCAGACCCGTGACATGTTCGCCGCCTACGGCGAGGTCACTTCCGTGAAGTTCATCATGGACCGTGAGACCGGTCGCTTTCGCGGCTTCGGTTTCGTGGAGATGGATGACGCCGGCGCCGCCGAGGCCGTTCGCGGCCTGAACGGCACCGATTTCGGCGGTCGTACGCTGAAGGTCAACGAGGCCAAGCCTCGTGAAGAGCGCGGTCCCCGCTGGTAGCAGGGTTCGCCCAATACCTGGTGGAAATGCAAGCCGCCCCGCCTCGCGCGGGGCGGCTTTTTTTCGTCCCGGCGGAGGAGTCAGTTCCTCGGGTTTTCGTTGTCCGGGGCGGAGCGGAACGCCTGGAAGGCCTCCCGTAGGGCTTTGGGCCCGAGATGTTCCTTGCCTGGGAGCAGGACCGTGACGATCACGGTCGGCATGTTCTGGGTCAGACGGAGGAGCTGGGCGGCCACGAGAGCTTGTTCCCGGCCCAGCCCGAACCAAGCGAAGGAGAAGACCATCGCGGCCTCGAAGAGTCACAGTCCGCCCGGCGAGGAGGGGATGAGGAAGCTCAGCGAGGTGGCGGCGTAGATGACAAGCAGGGTGCCCAGACCCGTGTTCAGACCCATGACCGTGTTTGTGTTGAAGATGAACGTGGCTGGAGTAGCACCCGTTTGGACCGGACACCCTGGCAGCGATAGGAGATAGGTCTAGCCCTATGTCCAGACCTAGTGCTATGGGGAAACATTGGTGGAGGTGCTGACCACGGTCCACCGTCGACGGTGGACCGTGGCGGAGAAACTGGAGCTGGTCCAGGAGTCGCTGCATCCGGGCATGAACGTCTCGTACGTGGCCCGCAAGCGCGGCAGCAGCCTGCGCGCGGCCGGGAACACCAGAACTTGCGGCTCTGAGAGCCATATTCCGGCAAGGGTCAGGGCCAAAGGAAGCCAGACGAAGTGCTTGCCCGAGACGAGGTTGGCCAGGGCGGCCAGCGCCAGGATCATGTTCAGGTCCGCTAAACGTTCCCAGAAGACGAAACCGAAGCTCTCCCTTATGGGTATGGAGGTGTGCCGCTTGAGGTAGAGGACCTTGCCCAGCTCGCCGAGTCGGGCCGGGAAGATGTTGTTCAGGCCGTTGCCGAGGATGCAGGCCAGGGTGGCCTGGGTGATGGTCGCCCTGGGACCGGTGATGGCCCGGAAGCGGACGCCCTGGATCAGTGAGAGGCACAGGCCGAGGATCAGGGATAGGAACAGGGGCAGACCACGGAATGCCGCCAGGGTTTCAACCGCGCGCTGGAGGTTCAGATCCCACAGTGCGTAGATGAGACACGCTCCGGCTAGGCAGAACCGGAGCGTGAGCGACAATAGCCATCGCGGCAGGGACGCGGCCGGGGTTTGACTCATGGGGCTGCGGAGGAGGGGATGGGTTTGACCCGGCACAGCCTGCGGTCGAAGATCACCTCGGCTCCGGGAGTGGCGTCCGGAGGCGCCCCGTTGGGGGTCACCAGGTAGACGTTTTCGTCTTGGGGGGTCATGGCCGCATACCGTACGTTGTCGTAATCTCGGGAGTCGCCCAGGAACATGGCGGCCACGCGATCTAGGTTGCGAGCCATGAACAGGGGAACCTGGGTGAGCTTGCGGTCCTTCTGGTTTATTCCGGTGAATATCCAGATGAACGCCTGTTCTATTGCGTTTGGTTGCCAAGCTAGGTAGCGCATGACGAATGGCCGCTTTTCGGCCAGGAGCGGGGTGAGAATTTCGGCGTCCTTGCCGATTTGGACGATGGAGTTGGTCGGGGGGATTTTCAACAGGGTGAATGCCGCGAAGGCACCGAACAGCAGCACGGTGCATACTTTTGCCGCGCGGGGCGAGCCTACCTTCAGTGAACTGAGCCAGAGCAACAGGGTGATCAGGCCGAAGGGCGCCACGGAACACCAGTAGCGGGACCCGATGGGGTGCACGATTTGGGGCCTGGAAATGCTGGAAACCATGTAGGTCATGAGGAACATGAAAATCATGTACATGATGGCCAGGGCGCGGCGGCGTTGGTCCGTGGAGCGCAATTCGGACACGCAGGCGATCAGGCTCAGAATCAGAACAGCCAGGAGGCCGCGCAGCTTGGAGTAATCCAGGATGTTCAGGAGATAATCCTTGAGGGGCAAGGTCAAGAGGGTTTCCCGGTCGTCCATGGCGTGTTTGGCCACTCCCAGCCGGCCCAGGATCGAGCCGGTGTCCAGCCAGAAATAGAGCCATTCGCAGCCGAAAAAAAAGCCAGAGGTGAGGCAGAAGGTGAGCACGCCTTTGAAGCTGCGCGAGGGCAGCCAGATGAGCAGGAGCAGGCCGGGAAAGAAGTAGATTGCCGTCTCGCGCGCGCCCCAGGCGAGAACGAAGGCCACGCCCGCCAGAATGAGCAATGCGGGTGAACGGCGTCGTAGCCACACGAGGATGAGCCAAATAGTGACGGCCAGGAAGGCGAAGATGAAGACGCTGGGCCAGAGCTGGCTGCCAGTCTGGGCCATCTGGGGAAAGAGAATGGTCAGGACGGCGGCCGCGATGCCCAGACGGCGGCTATGCAGTTCCTCGCCGATGAGGTAGACGAACACCGTGCCCAGGGAGGCGGTCAGGATCGGCAGCACGTAGTAGAGCATCGGGTTCGTGCCAAACAGCTTCATCAGGACCCACACGGGGACCGAGATGGTCCAGCGCATGGTCTGGTGGGTCCAGGCCGTCAGGCCGAGTCCATCGAGAACGCGATGGACCTCGATCCAACGAGTGGCGTTGTCACCGCCGATGTCCACGTATTCGGCCGTGAGGATGCGCACCACGACGCTCGCGGCGAAGAGGATTGGAAGAAACGATAATCGTCTGTTAGTATTCCTGTTGCTGACCGTAATTGGTGCGCATTGCATGGGGGACAAGGGCGACTCCAGTTTGGAGGAGAAAGGCGCTTCCTTCACAAATAATTGACCGGTAAGATAGGGCGAGGCCTGAGTTTTGTAAAGACTGAGGGGGCAGGTCAATACAATCGAGCATACAGGTCGCAACGCCCCAGCAGTTCCTCATGCCGCCCCTGGTTTTGAACCAGCTGGCACGTCTCAGTTCGTAAGATCTTCCAGGCTCACCACGCGAACTCTCAAGGCCGCAGCCTGCGCCCGGATCTCCTCGAGATAGTTATGATTCATGGCCACGGCCGTGGCTCCGGCAAAGCCGGCCAGCGACTCCGGAGGCAAGATGGGATGGGCGGTGTGGGCGATGTAGCGGAGCTGTTTCCGAGGATTAATGTCGATGACCGCAGCCACCAAACCAGCACCGGGGTCCACGAGATTGAGCAGGGACGCGCCCTTGGCTCCAGCGCCCCAGAGCATCTGGCCTGGGTTCTCGCGGAAGTATGTCGCGAGGCTGGCGATCCGTTCCGGAAAGCCCGTTTCCGGGCAGAAAGCAGAGGATTTCCGAGCCCGAGGTAGGAGATCCTCCAGGCGGG is drawn from Desulfovibrio aminophilus DSM 12254 and contains these coding sequences:
- a CDS encoding alpha/beta hydrolase fold domain-containing protein, with product MSGPDPAVDPASLTLHPFIRDLVDRLLAASPLAACLLAGERDGPRLAGQVRAFPSTDMASFDTSAHRRYGRGLFLSLELLAFFRDCYLPDPAQALDPLVSPLRAPNLSHQPLTRLSLAEHDLLRDEALALARRLQGAGVPCETTVQTGMIHGFFGMHGISPEENGLAEAAAFLRRVLRVETP
- a CDS encoding glycosyltransferase family 39 protein — protein: MRILTAEYVDIGGDNATRWIEVHRVLDGLGLTAWTHQTMRWTISVPVWVLMKLFGTNPMLYYVLPILTASLGTVFVYLIGEELHSRRLGIAAAVLTILFPQMAQTGSQLWPSVFIFAFLAVTIWLILVWLRRRSPALLILAGVAFVLAWGARETAIYFFPGLLLLIWLPSRSFKGVLTFCLTSGFFFGCEWLYFWLDTGSILGRLGVAKHAMDDRETLLTLPLKDYLLNILDYSKLRGLLAVLILSLIACVSELRSTDQRRRALAIMYMIFMFLMTYMVSSISRPQIVHPIGSRYWCSVAPFGLITLLLWLSSLKVGSPRAAKVCTVLLFGAFAAFTLLKIPPTNSIVQIGKDAEILTPLLAEKRPFVMRYLAWQPNAIEQAFIWIFTGINQKDRKLTQVPLFMARNLDRVAAMFLGDSRDYDNVRYAAMTPQDENVYLVTPNGAPPDATPGAEVIFDRRLCRVKPIPSSAAP
- the cytX gene encoding putative hydroxymethylpyrimidine transporter CytX, with the translated sequence MDGSKSLSFLGLFALWFGAAVSVAEILTGGLLADLGLERGLWAVVLGHLAGMPPFALAAWAGFRERLPAIACTRVSFGARGSWIVSLLNALQLVGWTAVMIQQGGLAVDALTTSIWGLSAPVLAPILLGGLVGLWVCLQPRGLHVLNLAAVGLLFCLTVALSAVVFGSASSLAPVAPTGSFGLGFELSIIMPLSWLPLVADYTSQARSRSGARIAPCLGYFLGSCWMYAIGLLGALRTGSADPSGMMLAAGLGGVALAVIVLATVTTTFLDVYSAAVSLRNVLPGLNRRAVSGVVALLGTALAVLAPSDAYIDFLYLLGSVFAPVAAVFLADYFLVRADSRARLVDPLALFSLAAGVGIYQLLSGRDLPIGPTLATMLLTATLHLVLRAAERGLRKGRENGQAVTRGAA
- the thiM gene encoding hydroxyethylthiazole kinase, whose product is MSDPIIVWTDVVRIRRANPLVLNVTNNVVTNITANALLALGASPAMTHAAQDAKELAWLAQAVVLNIGTPAADYVESMFAAGASAREKGIPVVLDPVAAGATAYRRRLCRDLLESVRPSVIRGNASEIMALAGENAASKGADSMHGSAEALEAARELARKRSCVVCVSGAVDYVTDGAATLAVGNGVELMTKVTGLGCTATALIGAFAAVNDDRLTATAHAMSVMGLAGELAARGAAGPGTLEPCFLDALYSLDETAVVAGARLEAA
- a CDS encoding sulfide-dependent adenosine diphosphate thiazole synthase → MTVVNERLVSQAILERWCEKFTNCLDLDVAVVGGGPSGMLAAWKLAGRGYKVALFERKLSLGGGMWGGGMTYNFIVVQDAGRRLLDELDVPTRPYGEGYHTADAVTATTTLASKACLAGTQVFNCLSVEDVVLREEGGVKRVAGLVVNSTPVEMTGLHVDPLVVHCRAVIEATGHAVEVLKTLVRKNGVSLNTPCGGIAGEQSMWADKAEADTLENTREIFPGIWVTGMAANASFGSYRMGPIFGGMLLSGEKVAEDIAARLGAH
- the thiE gene encoding thiamine phosphate synthase yields the protein MRPVADYSLYLVTDRPACLGRDLLDVVGRAARAGATVVQVREKSCQTREFVELARALKNLLDSLGLPLIINDRVDVALAVGAAGVHVGQKDMAASDVRALLGPDRILGLSVNTFEEARAAEALDVDYLGVGPVFPTATKADAGPVFGVDNLARLRAATRRPLVAIGGIGAANAEAVAAAGADGLAVVSAICSAPDPGAASAQLLAAIRRGRNRMI
- a CDS encoding M99 family carboxypeptidase catalytic domain-containing protein, yielding MSSYTFFQGTQYPLTVVRIRGEAPGPTIMVQGGIQGDEICGAVTAQLLTGSRVLKGNLIVVPRANLPSIHLQQRQVNVDMNRRFDRDYNRFYEDRVARVIRHLLAECDGFIHLHEGSGFYSPRHVNALRNPNRYGQSIIVDAESHAGVDLGGLVRGVLAELNPTVNPAEYRLEIFDTRTFDPDTRYPEMRKSLTYYALSVLHIPAVAVEVSKNIRDIGWKVRTQMAAARLLLAHLGVETAPTDFDEADVLAAAQVATGVRVNGSPLVSGAHIRLARGATITAESGVGTGRSYSPALAVFASDRPGVNLLNTPRLALESFTGLEVRADGKPVAQVRVDWEAGRPAVSESDGPVFVCWLNGRLVYVKNGETLRAVAGDQLVIEGIRGGNRREVLNLKGYTSSPWENDGQDLGVEIILDPDNFMDKYRQRSDAPGVVRYPVVRETPGAARASFNLDIEPRRVEALLLRDHFGREVEVPFSAGSEYRLPEGEYELLSARTNGEPGKLMATAGGAPVSEGQKLLVGGAPVDITLRQATTFQEMGTLTLAPGRWAELAPIGTTSVVP
- a CDS encoding HdeA/HdeB family chaperone, which gives rise to MRRVLGVLSLVAVLFTPVLSAAQSDAPLRLDMKTYTCREFLREQQLGMVLTLFWLDGYANAKTGGDMVLDSAALDRSGSIMVQQCTKTPAAKVLDVFRAYVRP
- a CDS encoding RNA recognition motif domain-containing protein, which codes for MKSIYVGNLPFSATEDQTRDMFAAYGEVTSVKFIMDRETGRFRGFGFVEMDDAGAAEAVRGLNGTDFGGRTLKVNEAKPREERGPRW
- a CDS encoding GNAT family N-acetyltransferase, which codes for MTDIRIEPFAPEHQDGVVDVILTIQCKEFGLPITLEDQPDLLDIPGVYRRGKGNFWVALVGDEVVGTLALLDIGYRQGALRKMFVRANRRGPTPGLAARLLAALLDWGRGSGFREIFLGTTSSYLAAHRFYEKNGFIRLPREALPSAFPIMRVDTIFYRLGLERG